TCTAGGCGTCCAGTATGTTCTGGGGGAGGCATGCGCCCTGGGGGGCTGTGGAGACCCTCATCTGTACCACCCACACTCTAGTGCGTGGACGGGGTGGGGACAGTGGGTCCCTGGAGTCTTGCAGGACCCCTGGTGGAAGTAGCTCCTGCCCTTTCTCACTGTCCCCTTTCACCTTGTGCACTTCCTCCCAGGCGCCCCAAATTGGAGAAGGTGGCCAAGGGTGTCCCCAGTGAAACCGAGAGCCCCGTGAGTATGAAACGCAAGAAGAAGGGATTCTTGCCCGAGACCAAGAAGCGCAAGAAACGCAAGGCAGAGGATGGTGTGCCCGAGGAAGTGGCTCCACCTCCAGCTGCAGGGGGAGACCAGACCCCTAGCACtggcaagaagaggaagaagatgaaggcCAAGGATTTGGCCCAGTCCCCGGTGAATGGGACACCTGCCACCAAGAGTCCAGCCCTTGACACCCCCACCCTGAGCCCCAGCACCCCTGTCAAAACCCCTGCCAAGACCCCAAAGCTACAGGAGCAAAAAGAGAAGGTGTCGAAGGTGAAGGAAGCCGCTCCCGTGTCCCCCACAGAGCCCGCAGGTAAAAAGCAGTATCAGAAGGCGCTGCCCAAAAAGGGGGGCTTGAGCCCAACCCCACAGTCATCCCTGCCACGGAAAAGGGCACGGCTATCTTTGGTTAGCCGGAGCCCCAGCCTATTTCAGAGTGggatgaagaaaaagagagggatgcAGAGGAAAGGGACTCCCTGATCACAGCTGCCCCCCACATGTCCAGTAGCCTCAGAGACTCCTCTATTTCCTCACTATGATTTCTAATAAACAAGCCACagggtaaagtgccagcttttgGCTCTGAGCGTTGGTCTGTGTCCCAAGCAGCCGGTGCCATCTACCTGGACGCCCAGGCAGGTGTGGATCCGGCCTCCAGGACTGGGCAAGTGGACACAGGGCGCTACATGGCCATGCATAGCTGTCCTGCCCATCACCAGGCTTAGACTGATTTAAATaggtttatttcttcatttacaaGGAATATATTTGGCTTCTCTTAAGACTCTGAGATTCACAATCAGCAGCTCTAAAAAATAAAGGAGCGGTTTGGCTTCcggaaggaagaggaggcaacACTTGGACCTGGTTCTTGTACAACAAGAAAACATTGCTGGGGCCCCAGCTGTGGCTGGGGGGAGCTGGGGGCCAGGCTGGTCTCTGAGGGATTCTACCCCACTCCTGTATCTGGCCCCTGGGTGCCCCAGACCTTGGTGGGGTGGGTAGTCCACTAGCTaacacactgaagccacagccAGCCAGTAACTAATGGGCAGGCAGAGGAAGCATTAGGGTCTCCTGTGGGTCTCGGCAGCCCTGGGCTGGAGCTGCCTTCATTGCAGCAAGTGCTTTGGGactggaggagggggtgggggaagggcaggtgGAAGCTGCCCTGATGCAGGGATTGGAGAGGGGTATAGAAGTGAagacctgacccccccccccgggtcagcTGGAGGAGTCAGGGAGGCTGAACCTCCTTCCCTAAAGACAGGCCAGCCTTGGAGAGGACATGGCATGTCTCCTGGGGACACCAGGAAGGTGTAGGGACCAGAGGGAATCTAGAAATGAGCTGGTGGGTACCTCCCACATCTCACACCTGTGGTGGGGGTTGCTGGTCCCCACACAGGAGACCTGGCAATGGCCCATGGCCCCAGGAGATAAGCCCTGCTCCATGAGCCAGGGTGGGTGATGTCCTCGAGGTCAGTGGTCCCTATGTGCCAGGCCCTTTGGATGCCTGGGGATCTGGCCTGTGGCCCTGAGACCCAGTGGCTCTCTGCTCTGTGTCCTGGGTTCTGCTGGGTCCTCAAAGCCACAGGCAGTGCCCTGCATGGCACGTGGTGTGGGGTGGTCCAAACCCCTAACCCCACCATCTAGGGAGGTCAGAGGGTTAGCCAGGATGACAGTAGCTGTTGGCAGGCCGGGCTCTCCCAGTACACGCACTTGGAGCTGTCTTCTCCCTTGGCCCCAGGGGCTCTGGAGCCTGAACTTAGGCCTGGGAATCTGTCCGACTGCATGACTCCAGCACACACAGCCTTCCATGTTAACTGGGGGTGCAGCTTGGAGCCAGGGCTGCTTAGGAGTCCTGGGCCAGAGAGGGGGGGTGCCCAGCTGCGTGTCACACAGAAAGCTTTGGGACAGCCCTGTAGGTCCAAGGTGCTTGAGGCCACTTTCCAGTCTAGGTACAAACAAGGGTGAGGCTTCATCACTGTCCCAGCGGCACCTAGGGGAGGGAGGTCAAGTCAGGAATGTTGGGGGCCACTCTAAGGCCCTCCTGCCCCTTGCTCCAGACCTGGCTCTGGGGGCTGTGATGCTGATCTAGCACTGCAGGGAGTCTGCATTTCCAGAGGTCACAGTAGGAGTGGGCTCTGGCGCCtctgggagaggtggggagggcagcCCATGGAGTTTAGGGCAAGTCCCATCTGATGTGACACTAGCCCTTCCACAGAAGCGGGAGAGCTGGTTGGGAAGGAACAGCTCCCCTAGCAATGCTAGGTCAGTAAGTTCTGCAACAATTTAGAAGGAAGAAACCAAACCCCAGAGTTGGCAGGTCGCCGGTGGGATGCTCCCTGGCTTCGGGTGTCCCAGCCCTCACACCTGCTAGGCCTCCCCAGCCTGAACTCACCACCTCAGACCTTCACTGATGCAGGAGGCATCACCAGCTGGTTCACCCTGGGGGAGAGACGGGCAGGGGTGAGGGCGGTGCGTCAGCGGAGGCCGGGCCCAGGCATGGCTCTGGCACATTGCATCACGGGGGCTGACTGACCGGAGATGCTGGGCAGGGACCTCGTCAGCcccagggggaggtgggagagcccaggggtggggagggagagagaaaaagaagagtaaagaagacaagtcagagaatgagaagaaagggaagtgggTGGTCCCAATCCTAAAAAGCCTTAACTAAAGGAAAGTGTACATTAAAACACATGAATGGGCCTGGCACCTGCCAGCCTGAGCCACCATGGGCTGGACATCCAACACCTATGACCTGGGCTGTAAGAAGGTCCAGGCACAGGTACAGGTGATGTGCGCATGCTCACACCCATGCATGGGCATGAAGTTGGCCACTGCCCCCACCCCTGTGGCAGGGCTTGGCAGGGTGTCACGGTGGCAGGACACCCCCACTCACTGCTGCTCAGCCTTGGCACGGTCACTGAGGAAGAAGAGTGCGGTGGCGAGGAAGAACATGCCACCCAGGACCACCACGAAGGGGCAGAGCATGAGGGCGTAGCCCAGGCTGAGGAACTCCCACAGCGGAGAGTCCTTGGTGCTCTGGCGGATCAGGTCTGAGATCTGCGGGGATGAGGTTGGTAGGAATCAGAGCAATGTcacctgagccccagccccacccaggacaGCCGCACTCCAGCCACTCACAAAGCCGATGAGGTAGGGGCTTCCAGCATCCCCCAGCAAGTGGGAGGTGAAGCTCTGTAAGGCCACCGCGGTGGCCCGTCGGGTGGGGATGACCACATACTGCAGGGGGAGACAGACAGGTCAGTGGGAGCTGGCAGGCCCACCCAGATCCTGGCAGAACCCACACTTCCCAGAGACAGGATCCTCTaccacacccaggcccagggAGGACAACCTGACATGGACTGTCAGTGCTGCTCTCTCCCTGAGATCTCTCCCCTCTGCTGGTAGGGAGTCAACAGATGCAACCAAGGgaacactgaggcccagagaggcatcatttctttcccatctttttctctctctctccttccttccttccttccttccttctttctttctctttctctctttttcttttgagtaaTGCTgcatagcctaggctggccttgaacttgcaatcctcctgggAAGGCTTCATTTTTgaagcacatgcacatgcacactcacagccTCAGGCTGCGCCTGCTCCAGCAGCCTCATCCCTTTAGATGCCAGCCATGGTGGACAGATGGTGGCAGCAGCCAGAACCCATGAGACCCCATGCAGGGGGCAGGGATGGAATGATCTGGATCAGATGAGATTATGTGGCCCCGTTTTCAGCAATAACTAGTCACTTAGCTTTAATACTTTATAAACTGGGACACAATTTCCCTGGACTATACGCTGTCAGCAGCCATCAGGGGCTTCCCAGCATCAAGGGCCCTTGACTCAGACAGAGTGCTCCCCTTGATTCAGAGAAGGGCTGATGCCACCAAGCTCCagaatcaccccccccccacacacacacacacttccatccAGCCCACCAGCCTGGATCAGAGAGAGCACTAGTGGGAAGCAGATATAGAGAAGGCCAGGCAAGCAAGGCAGGCCTACTGAAGCAGAGAGGCAAACTAGGGTTTGCACAAATTCTGACTACCTGGGCTATTTTATGTTGTCACATCTGACCCCCAGCACCCTGAGCatcttttccccacatcccttcccctcccaacatactccacttccagatttctcctAAACCTGAGGGTCCCAAAGGATCAGAACACCCAGCCCTGTCACTCCCACCTCtacatgccccccaccccccagccctgtAAGTCACTAGGCCCACGCAGCCCCTCCTGGTTTCTTCTAGGCTGCTGTCATCCCTTCCTGGGGACACAGCCCctgctagctactcagacagCCCTTTGTCCCTGGCTGGCCTGGTCTACAGCCCATTGTTGGTCCTGTGAAGACAGCCTCTGTGTGCCCAGCCTGGCCACAGGCACTCAGTGGGCATTCCTAGGACCCAGGCTGAGCGCAAAAGGCATAGCCACTCAGCCCCCAGGGGAGGAGTGCTGGCAGGCAGGGCCACCTCAGTGCCAGCCTGGCACCACCAGCCTCCCAGACACAAACCTGAGCCTCAGGAAAACCCCGCCCCCACATCTTACCCATCTACCTGCTCAGTTTGGCTTCCATGCCTGCCCTGATTGAAGATATCCAATCTCTggtcccctccctgcctctggaTTCACCTTCctagccagcttcccttcctacCCACCCCACCACGCCCTCCCTTTTACCCCTCTCCCAGCTGTCCTTATGTAAGGCCAACAGGCTTGGGTGGGCATGAGCTGATGGCAGCCTGGCTCACCATGAGGATGTCTGCAGTGATGGCCCAATTGGAAAACAGCAGGGTCTCCCCAACGAAGATGCAGATCTGCCAGGAGAGAAGGGAGTGACCAGCAGGCAGAGAGCCCCCAAAATCTCCTTCATCTCTCCAGAAGGCCCCCATCTTCTCATCTCAGGCACATGAGGAATCTGCACTATTCAGACTTCAAGTCGTGCCCACAGCCCTAAAGGGTTATCAGAGCCCCCAGACAGGCTCTGATTGGGGCAGGTACAGCAGCTAGAGGTCTAGCAAGTCAGACTGTATTTCCAGGCTCGCCCCctcagccccctgccccctgtcccctgcccccccccactacACTCACATAGGCACCCACGATGCTGCTCTTGGCGGCCACAAAGATGAGGCAGATGAAGATGGAGGAGCCCAGCATGCCCACTGCACACACCAGCGGGTCAGCCCTCTGGGTCCTCAGGCGGCACCAGCGTGTGGCCCCTGCACCTGTAACCACTCCCAGAAAGCCAGTGAAGCAGGTGATGGCCCCAAAGATGAGGCTGTGGGGACCGAGAACAGCAAGGCATGAGTAGAGGAGGCTGTGGCACCATTAGAGGTGGCCCTTGCCACCCCCGGGCCCACCCTCCCTGTCGCACCTGTCCTTGGCCCCGCAGGGCGGGCTGTTACATGTCTCTGCTGTCTTCTGCACAACTTGGGCTCGGTGCAGGTAGAGTGGGATCCACATGCCCAGGGCGCCCGTGGCAAAGGACACGGCTGACGTAGCCAGGGAAGAGAAGACGTAGCTGCGACTGAGGAGAGGCCAGGGCAGGACACTGAGCTAGGGAAGGACCTCATTTCAAACTTCTAATTTttggtgccagggcttgaactctgggcctggacactgtcccttagctttgtcactcaacaCTGACACCCTGTCacttagccacagctccttttctggaCTTTATGATTCTTGGTGTattgttgtacaaagaggttacaattccataagttacAGGGCAACACGTCTTAATCAATGTCAACCtctccacttccagacttttagttaattgggttaattggagataagagtttcagagacttttatgcctgggctgggctttgaactacaatcctcagatctaagcctccagaatagctgggattacagggggagccacaggcacctggcttaggCAGGACCCCTTGGGTGGTAGTAGGTGGTCTTGGGAGAACCCAGGATAGTGCCCCTTCTCCCCCAGCCTCCtgtcttaccctttccccccgaCAGATGACCTGAAAGACCTCCCTCCCAGGCTCAGAGGGAAGATTCAGACTACAGGAATCAGAAACACTAATGGCAACAACATCACTCTCAAGCCCACAGGCAGCCGAGCCATTTTGTGGGAAGGTGCAGCCGGGCTCTCCTGCAGGCACAGCCCTCTCATCATAGCACCAGACTCCTCCCACCAAGACTTACTTTCTGATCAATGCCTTCATGTCTCGGAGCCAGGAAGTCCGTGCCTTGAGCTGCCCTCCAAGCTGGTCTGCATGGCCTCTCTTGGTGACTGGGACCAGGATGAGGATGAGTGTTCCTGTGATCATGCCCAGGACAGGAGACACCTGGCAGGGTGGGAAACACCAGCACCAAACGGGCTCTGTCTCCACTGTACTGAGAGGGCCTCAGCAAGCCACACCTCTTGTGGGCTCCAGGCCCTTTCTCTGAACTAAAATCTGCCGGGCCTTTCTGCCAGAGCTACTGAGCAAAGCCACTGGGATGAGTTCAGTAAAGAGTTTGGAGGTCCAAAGTGGACTGTCTAGACAGGGGGAGAGTGCAAAGGAGACTGACAAactgaaagaaaggagggagggaggggggctagggaggaagagaaggatgaatggatgggtgggtggatggaagagggaagagaaagggctgAACAGATGAGTAGAGAATAGCTAGAAGGACAGATAGATGGGTAGAAGGAAAACTGATAGATGTGTGGGTAtatgggtgggtggtggatgatggatggacaaCGGTAGAGGAAGATAAATAGATGAAAGACAGGCTTTGAAAAAGGACTGTGAATTTCTGGACATAAGGAGTCAGCCCAACCCTTGGGACTGGAAATGTTCCCTGGTGGGTTTCTTGCCAATagggtcctggggcttacacCTAATCAGTCAGGAAGGTTAGCGCTCAGTAAGGGACCCTCTGAGTCTACTCTGAGTCCAACCTCATGTCAATGACAGATTCTCCAATGATTCAGGCCTTTCTCCAGTCTTGGTAGGCTGGATTGCAACATACCAGCCCATGAGAAAGAGAATCTACCTCCTCCCCCAACACCGCCTGCGCCCAAGCCCATGGCTCCCAGCCTGGGGAGTTCCTCTGCATGTCACTCCCTCTAGACCCCCACCAAGAAATTCCACAGAGgtgcttccttcctgcttttgAGGAAAAAACACTTTGTCTTAAGCTTCCGCTCCTCAGAGAGACTGGGGATCTCTGTTTCCTCTGATTGCGCTGTCCCGGAGCTGTGCGAAATTGCCCCCAACTCTCCGGCGGGACAGGAAGTGGCTCCAGACCCCAAGGGCCTCAACACAGAGGTCTGGCCCCAGCCTAGCCCTTACACAGAGCCAAGGCTGGAGGCAGGAAGCTGCACTGCGGCCCTGGAATTTCCTGACATAGTGAGAGGATCCCGTCCTCTCAACCTGGGATTCCTGGGGGagcttccagtcctgggactgcgGCCCAAGGGTGTGGGGCTGAGTCTAGGACAAGGCCTCAGAGCCCAGGCTCTCAAGGAAGTCAAGGCCTGATCCCTAGATGGGCTGTGCTAGACCCTCTGGGCAACCCTGGGGAAAGGTCTGGACTGGGGGATGGGGGAACCTTATGGGAGGAGACCTAGGCCTTACCCGCAGGGCCCAGTGCCAGTCTCCAGCTGCCTGCTTCACACTGGAGCCAGTGATGTAGCCCAGGCCACTGCAGAGAAAATGAACACATATCAGCTCAAGCAGAGCAGCAAAGGCATGGGATGGGCACTGCTCAAGGTTTAGGCAGGCCACCCACTGTCCATCCAGCCCACTGGCCAGGgtggcctgggagttgtcccacCTTGCAGCCCCATATGTCCGATGAGTTCCCACTCACCTGCCCAGTGGGATGGCAAAGTAGAAGACAGACAGCATGAGTGTGCGTGTGTTCTTGGTGAAGAGGTCGCCGATGATGGTGGGTGCAATTGTGGAGTAGCTGGCCTCGCCGATGCCCACCAGCCCTCGGGACAGGACCAGCAGCCAAAAGTACTGTGGGGCAAGGTCAACAAAAtgaggcgccccccccccaccctttggcTGGCTCACTCTTGTCCCTGCTTTGTCTCTACGGGGTCCAAATGGAGCCCAGACCTGACCTCAGCATGGCCACAGAGCCTGGTCAGGTGGGCTTCGAGGTGCCCCTCTGTAGGGTGGGTCTGATGGGGCTGGAATTCCCCCACAGTATGGCCCAAACCGGCTTCTCAACCCCATCACACAGAGATGGAAGTCCTTGGAGATGAGTCCACTTGCTCCCGGCTCCACCCAAGGAGCTACAAGGCGCTCCCACTTTGCATCCCTCCTGTGTAGAGTGTCTGGGCAAGCCTGGCAGCttagggtggggaggggcaggatggccctgtggctcagagcCCCTCCCCCTTGGGCACAGCAAGGACAAAGCCAGCTGAGCAGCCGGGAGGGTGGTGCATGCCAGCTGTTGGTGGTCCTCCCCCTTTGATGTGGACCTGCTCCATCAGGCCCTCAGCTGCCCCAGGCCTAAGAACCCAGCCTGGCCATCattccccagccccgccctgacCACCCTTCCAGCCAAGCATCGCCCACGTCCAGTCCTCCCCAGGGTGTCTCCAGCTGCCCGGCAGGCTCCTGGCTGACTCTCCAGTGTCAGCATGGGCCTTCCATCGGGACCCCTCTTACCCTCCCTGGCTCCTGAAGAATCTCCTGCCTAAAGCCACTACCTATTTTTCTGTCCAGTTGTCTTTTTTGTATTGGATATTAGCTTTTTGTACAGCTCAGGGGTAGAGTCCTTGTTATCTGAAGCACTGgtatttctgtcatttttctactttgtttaCAGAGGCTTTTACCATTCACAAGCTTCCTGATGGTTTGAATTTGATTTTGTCAAATCTGTTTAGTTTGAGCCAGGTGATGGTgaggtctcacacctgtaatcctagttactcagaggctgagatctgagggctgcagttcaaagccaccctgggcaaaaaagtctgtgagactcctgtatTCAATTAACTTccagcaaaaaagttggaagtagtaaagtgccatttattaatgaaaaagctaagggagagctcaaaaacaaacaaacaaaacaaaaaaaagcctctcATTTTCCCCTAATATCTTGTTCAAGAAGGcctactccaggggctgggaatgtggcttagtggtagagggcttgcctagtatgtatgaagccctcggtttgattcctcagcaccacataaacagataaagctggaagtggcactgtggctcaagaggtagagggctagcctttagcaaaaggaagccagagacagtgctcaggccctgagttcaagcctcaggactggcaaaaaaaaaaaaaaaaaaaaaaaaaaagcagcctacTCCATTTCCGGAGCATAAAACCATCATCTCTGTTACATTTGTTACATTTTGGAGAGAATAGGAGAGATGCAGCAGTCATTCTCAGCACCAGCAGACAGAAGGGCTCCTGTGTTCTTACTCCTCCTATAGGCCCCCACAGTCCACTGGTGTATAGATTTATCACAGTACCATCTCTGCCTAGGTTGCACACGTAAATAATGTGTAGtgtctttgtgtatatgtgctggcactggggcttgaattcagggcccaggcactgtcccttagctttttcacctaaagctgacagtctaccactggagccacacctctgcttctgggtttttagtgggtgagtggagataagactctcacgggctttcctgcccaggctggcttaaactgcaatcctcagatttcagcctccagagtagttaagattatgggcgtgaaccactagcacctgacttaTTCAATGTCTTCAGATCAAATTCAATGCTTGGATCAAATGAACAGAAATGGGGCCTTCCCTGCTTTTATTCCTGTCCTTGCTTTTCCCTCattcttggttgttgtttttttgccactcctggggcttgaactcagggcctgagcactgcccctagtttctttttgctcaaggctagcactctacctcttgagccacagcgccacttctggccttttctgtttatgtggtgctgaggacttgaacccagggcttcatgcctgctaggcaatcactctaccattaagccaccttcATTCAGCCACCTTCATGAGCCCTCCCTCATTCTTATCTGAGACCCATCCTTGAGTGCTGGGCAGTGCCACTCTCATTCTTCTGT
This sequence is a window from Perognathus longimembris pacificus isolate PPM17 chromosome 17, ASM2315922v1, whole genome shotgun sequence. Protein-coding genes within it:
- the Spns2 gene encoding protein spinster homolog 2 isoform X1, which encodes MRCLECASAAAGGAEEEEADAERRRQRRGAPRGAGGGGCCGTRGARGPGVVAADDEVQTLSGSVRRVPSGPPGSPGTPSCAAAAKGPGTPQPKPASLGRGPGAAAAILSLGNVLNYLDRYTVAGVLLDIQQHFGVKDRGAGLLQSVFICSFMVAAPIFGYLGDRFNRKVILSCGIFFWSAVTFSSSFIPQQYFWLLVLSRGLVGIGEASYSTIAPTIIGDLFTKNTRTLMLSVFYFAIPLGSGLGYITGSSVKQAAGDWHWALRVSPVLGMITGTLILILVPVTKRGHADQLGGQLKARTSWLRDMKALIRNRSYVFSSLATSAVSFATGALGMWIPLYLHRAQVVQKTAETCNSPPCGAKDSLIFGAITCFTGFLGVVTGAGATRWCRLRTQRADPLVCAVGMLGSSIFICLIFVAAKSSIVGAYICIFVGETLLFSNWAITADILMYVVIPTRRATAVALQSFTSHLLGDAGSPYLIGFISDLIRQSTKDSPLWEFLSLGYALMLCPFVVVLGGMFFLATALFFLSDRAKAEQQVNQLVMPPASVKV
- the Spns2 gene encoding protein spinster homolog 2 isoform X2: MRCRRCREACGGSRPGPRAVPAPLAAPQRRRAPARRSPSRPAWAEGRGQPPPSSAWATCSTTWTGTPWQASFWTSSSTLESRIAAQVCCSQYFWLLVLSRGLVGIGEASYSTIAPTIIGDLFTKNTRTLMLSVFYFAIPLGSGLGYITGSSVKQAAGDWHWALRVSPVLGMITGTLILILVPVTKRGHADQLGGQLKARTSWLRDMKALIRNRSYVFSSLATSAVSFATGALGMWIPLYLHRAQVVQKTAETCNSPPCGAKDSLIFGAITCFTGFLGVVTGAGATRWCRLRTQRADPLVCAVGMLGSSIFICLIFVAAKSSIVGAYICIFVGETLLFSNWAITADILMYVVIPTRRATAVALQSFTSHLLGDAGSPYLIGFISDLIRQSTKDSPLWEFLSLGYALMLCPFVVVLGGMFFLATALFFLSDRAKAEQQVNQLVMPPASVKV